One stretch of Microcebus murinus isolate Inina chromosome 12, M.murinus_Inina_mat1.0, whole genome shotgun sequence DNA includes these proteins:
- the IFNB1 gene encoding interferon beta, translated as MANLCVLQVTLLLCFSTAALSVNYDLLRFRQSSSSSECQKLLRQLNGRPEHCLQDRVDFEVPEEITQPQQLQKEDAALFIYEMLQNIFGVFRRDVSSTGWNETIVEDLLAKLYQQMDRLETILAEKLEEENFTMGKIKNILRLKSYYFRMVQYLKAKEYSSCAWTIVRVEILRNFLFINRLTAYLQN; from the coding sequence ATGGCCAACCTGTGCGTCCTCCAGGTCACTCTCCTGTTGTGCTTCTCCACTGCAGCTCTTTCTGTGAACTACGACTTGCTTCGATTCCGACAAAGCAGCAGCAGTTCTGAGTGTCAGAAGCTCCTGCGGCAACTGAATGGAAGGCCTGAACACTGCCTCCAGGACAGGGTAGACTTTGAGGTCCCTGAGGAGATCACACAGCCACAACAGCTCCAGAAGGAGGACGCCGCACTGTTCATCTATGAGATGCTCCAGAACATCTTTGGTGTTTTCAGAAGAGATGTCTCTAGCACTGGCTGGAATGAGACCATTGTTGAGGACCTCCTTGCTAAACTCTATCAGCAGATGGACCGTCTGGAGACAATCCTGGCAGAAAAACTGGAGGAGGAAAACTTCACCATGGGAAAAATCAAGAACATCCTACGCCTGAAGAGCTATTACTTCAGGATGGTGCAGTACCTGAAGGCCAAGGAGTACAGCAGCTGCGCCTGGACAATTGTCCGAGTGGAAATCCTCAGGAACTTTTTATTCATTAACAGACTTACAGCTTACCTGCAAAACTGA